One stretch of Syntrophorhabdaceae bacterium DNA includes these proteins:
- a CDS encoding prepilin-type N-terminal cleavage/methylation domain-containing protein, translating to MKNRPISVAGSGGFTLLELIIVMLLASLMLGLGGVFVASTLPSARLASTARDISAAIRQTRLLAQNRGMDLALVFDLDRRLYGIEGVGVRKLPAEVSLGVVDPYSGIMRNGRYSMNFSSTGGIEGGVVVLSYKKKAIYIETDPVVGVVRLRQ from the coding sequence ATGAAGAATCGACCTATATCCGTCGCCGGTTCCGGGGGGTTTACCCTCCTCGAGCTGATCATCGTCATGCTTCTGGCGAGCCTTATGCTCGGATTGGGGGGCGTATTCGTGGCGAGCACCCTCCCTTCCGCCCGTCTCGCCTCCACTGCCCGCGATATCTCGGCCGCCATACGGCAGACGCGGCTTCTCGCCCAGAACCGCGGAATGGACCTGGCCCTCGTATTCGACCTAGACCGGCGCCTCTACGGCATTGAGGGCGTGGGGGTACGGAAACTGCCCGCGGAGGTTTCCCTCGGAGTAGTCGATCCCTATAGCGGCATTATGCGGAATGGAAGGTATTCCATGAACTTCTCCTCCACAGGGGGAATTGAAGGCGGAGTGGTGGTCCTCTCGTACAAAAAGAAAGCAATTTATATCGAGACCGACCCGGTGGTGGGGGTCGTGAGGCTGCGCCAATGA
- a CDS encoding type II secretion system F family protein, with product MAVFSYQATTMAGETIEGVIDAADEKVAIERLRSTGVIPLKVQAPRQKGLRGISFKRSKGDLLTFTSELSVLLSAGLPLDRSLNILSDISEGKDMKEIVQSVLKSIREGSSFSDALQKHPKAFPRLYVNMVRAGETGGVLDVVLEKLNEFLESSKELKDHIISAMIYPLILSITGGVSIIILLTFVLPKFSTIFAELGGSLPLNTKILLAVSDGMRSYWWVGFAGMAALWLLFKSWIKSKNGRYQWDGIKLRLMGDLLRKLETARFCRTLGTLLRSGVSFLQALNNSKDVITNQVIASGLDSVAKGAKEGKGIAGPLAEARVVPALALSMIKVGEETGQLDVMLLKVATAYEKSLRDAVKRFVGFFEPAMILVMGLVIAFIVISMLMAIFSITDLPF from the coding sequence ATGGCTGTTTTTTCTTACCAGGCAACTACAATGGCCGGCGAAACCATCGAGGGAGTGATCGATGCCGCCGACGAAAAGGTCGCAATAGAGAGACTCAGAAGCACCGGCGTCATACCCCTCAAGGTTCAGGCCCCGAGGCAGAAGGGGCTGAGAGGCATATCTTTCAAACGTTCGAAAGGAGATCTCCTCACCTTTACCTCCGAATTGTCCGTGCTCCTGAGCGCAGGGCTCCCCCTGGACAGAAGCCTCAATATCCTCTCCGATATATCTGAAGGCAAGGATATGAAGGAGATCGTCCAATCGGTGCTCAAATCGATACGGGAGGGAAGCTCCTTCTCCGATGCCCTGCAGAAGCACCCGAAGGCCTTTCCCAGGCTCTACGTCAACATGGTCCGGGCGGGCGAGACGGGCGGGGTGCTCGACGTGGTGCTTGAAAAATTGAACGAATTTCTGGAATCATCAAAGGAATTAAAGGACCATATCATCTCCGCCATGATCTATCCCCTGATCCTGAGCATTACGGGAGGGGTCTCCATAATTATTCTCCTCACTTTCGTGCTCCCCAAATTTTCGACTATTTTCGCCGAGCTCGGCGGCTCTCTGCCGCTCAATACCAAGATACTTCTCGCCGTGAGCGACGGGATGAGGTCCTACTGGTGGGTCGGCTTCGCGGGCATGGCAGCCCTGTGGCTCCTGTTCAAGAGCTGGATCAAATCGAAGAACGGGCGCTACCAGTGGGATGGGATAAAGTTGAGGCTCATGGGGGACCTCCTGAGGAAGCTCGAGACCGCACGGTTCTGCAGGACCCTGGGCACGCTTCTGAGAAGCGGCGTCTCTTTTCTTCAGGCCCTCAATAACTCGAAGGACGTGATCACGAACCAGGTGATCGCCTCCGGCCTCGACAGCGTTGCAAAAGGCGCGAAGGAAGGCAAAGGCATTGCAGGCCCCCTCGCGGAAGCAAGGGTGGTCCCGGCGCTGGCCCTCTCCATGATAAAGGTCGGAGAGGAGACGGGGCAGCTTGACGTGATGCTCCTCAAGGTCGCCACCGCCTATGAAAAAAGCTTGAGGGACGCGGTAAAGAGGTTCGTCGGTTTTTTCGAGCCCGCCATGATTCTCGTAATGGGACTTGTCATCGCCTTCATCGTCATATCCATGCTCATGGCCATCTTCAGCATTACGGACCTGCCTTTTTGA
- a CDS encoding prepilin-type N-terminal cleavage/methylation domain-containing protein: MKLYNPSHNTNRRPAEEGFTLLEVLVALAILGMAVTVVFQLFAADLRAVRASEDYVAASIRAQARLREIVDDETLTEKAWSETTTEGYRVDVVVAPALPERTKDLQVQLLDVMLTIYWVKDSRTKVMTMRTIKMIPKKVT, translated from the coding sequence ATGAAACTATATAATCCCTCCCATAACACAAATAGACGTCCGGCCGAGGAGGGGTTCACACTCCTCGAGGTCCTGGTGGCGCTCGCTATCCTGGGCATGGCGGTGACCGTCGTCTTTCAGCTTTTTGCCGCTGATTTGAGGGCGGTAAGGGCTTCGGAGGATTACGTGGCTGCCTCAATCCGGGCTCAGGCGAGGTTGAGAGAGATCGTCGACGATGAAACCCTTACCGAAAAGGCGTGGAGCGAGACTACCACTGAAGGGTACAGGGTCGACGTCGTGGTGGCGCCCGCCTTGCCGGAAAGGACCAAGGACCTCCAGGTCCAGCTCCTCGACGTCATGCTCACCATCTACTGGGTGAAAGACTCCCGGACAAAGGTCATGACTATGCGGACCATCAAGATGATCCCGAAAAAGGTGACATGA
- the gspE gene encoding type II secretion system ATPase GspE produces the protein MIGEEALYMSPDDFPKVPFVLDGLSSRFVKENRVIPLELKNNILKVLMADPSDREVIDALRVAVAAEVVVYTGDGSLIEEYITKFYGQETQNINRIIEDIHEDGLEFIQDEEEDVGHLKDLASEAPIIKLCNLFITRAVEARASDIHIEPFEDELKVRYRIDGVLHDVETAPKRLQAAIVSRIKIMSKMNIAERRLPQDGRIRLRVGEREIDLRVSTIPIVHGEGVVMRILDKETVVVNLDLLGFLPETLTTFNGLIKKPNGIVLVTGPTGSGKTTTLYGALDKVNSPDKKIITVEDPVEYQIKGINQIQVKTQIGLDFSNTLRHIVRQDPDIIMIGEIRDLATAEIAIQSALTGHLVFSTLHTNDAPSAITRLLDMGVESFLLSSTVRGILAQRLVRVICRECKEIDTSGADQAELDIMGLSKDVTLFRGRGCEACAYTGYYGRQGIFELLVIDEEIRKMILRNADSIQTRQAARERGMRTLLEDGVIKVRNGITTLSEILRVTQEV, from the coding sequence ATGATAGGTGAAGAAGCATTGTACATGAGTCCTGATGATTTCCCCAAAGTGCCTTTCGTGCTTGACGGGCTTTCATCGCGATTCGTGAAGGAAAACAGGGTTATCCCCCTCGAGTTGAAGAACAATATATTGAAAGTCCTCATGGCGGACCCCTCGGACCGCGAGGTGATCGACGCGCTGCGGGTGGCGGTCGCGGCGGAAGTGGTCGTCTATACCGGGGACGGCTCCCTCATCGAGGAATATATTACAAAATTCTACGGCCAGGAAACCCAGAATATCAACCGGATCATAGAAGATATCCACGAGGATGGTCTCGAGTTCATCCAGGACGAGGAAGAGGACGTGGGCCATCTCAAGGACCTGGCGTCGGAAGCCCCCATCATCAAGCTCTGCAACCTTTTCATCACCCGGGCCGTGGAGGCCAGGGCGAGTGATATCCATATCGAGCCTTTCGAGGACGAGCTCAAGGTGAGGTACCGCATCGACGGCGTGCTCCACGACGTGGAGACCGCGCCAAAGAGGCTCCAGGCAGCGATCGTCTCCCGAATAAAGATCATGTCCAAGATGAATATCGCGGAGCGGAGGCTCCCCCAGGACGGCAGGATCCGCCTTCGCGTGGGAGAGCGGGAGATAGACCTCCGGGTCTCCACCATCCCCATCGTCCACGGCGAAGGGGTGGTCATGAGGATACTCGACAAGGAGACCGTGGTGGTGAATCTCGACCTCCTGGGCTTTCTGCCCGAGACGTTGACGACTTTTAACGGCCTTATCAAGAAGCCGAACGGCATTGTCCTGGTAACGGGGCCCACCGGAAGCGGAAAGACCACTACTCTTTACGGCGCCCTCGACAAGGTCAATTCCCCGGACAAGAAGATCATTACCGTGGAAGACCCGGTGGAATATCAGATCAAGGGCATAAACCAGATCCAGGTGAAAACCCAGATCGGACTCGATTTCTCCAATACTCTGCGTCATATCGTGCGGCAGGACCCTGATATCATCATGATCGGCGAGATCAGGGACCTTGCCACGGCGGAGATCGCGATACAGTCGGCCCTTACGGGCCACCTCGTCTTTTCCACCCTCCACACGAACGACGCACCGAGCGCGATCACGAGGCTCCTCGACATGGGGGTGGAAAGTTTTCTTCTTTCGTCCACCGTGCGAGGGATCCTCGCCCAGCGCCTAGTGCGTGTCATCTGCCGGGAATGCAAAGAGATCGACACGTCCGGCGCGGACCAGGCGGAGCTCGACATCATGGGGCTGTCGAAAGACGTGACCCTCTTCAGGGGGCGCGGCTGCGAGGCATGCGCCTATACCGGCTATTATGGAAGGCAGGGCATATTCGAGCTTCTCGTGATCGATGAGGAGATACGAAAGATGATCCTCAGAAACGCGGACTCGATCCAGACGCGGCAGGCGGCGCGTGAGCGGGGTATGAGGACCCTTCTTGAGGATGGCGTGATAAAGGTCAGGAACGGAATCACCACCCTGTCCGAAATCCTCCGCGTGACCCAGGAGGTGTAA
- a CDS encoding prepilin-type N-terminal cleavage/methylation domain-containing protein: MMARLSTRRQTGKIEGTDKGFTLLEVIIAITMVAAIIVVIAGAMRLGTRSIASGEKKIENLERFRASFTIVDAQVQSAVPLTYDDLGNKRPYFEGGRDFLRMATNYSIWGGRRGYVVAEYRVQTDENGKAVLLAAESPVGAANKRTTTLFKGFDQIIFEYFSQEATDEAGKWVDQWADDTKTPLKVRLSVVSGQRVISLIMPMRSEGLQNEAGLGPASMEMRPVLLAALGGISGRWRQSYGA; the protein is encoded by the coding sequence ATGATGGCGCGGCTATCGACGCGACGGCAGACGGGGAAGATCGAGGGGACGGACAAGGGCTTCACCCTTCTCGAGGTCATAATCGCGATCACCATGGTGGCGGCGATTATCGTGGTGATCGCCGGCGCCATGAGGCTCGGCACCCGTTCTATCGCGAGCGGTGAAAAGAAGATAGAAAACCTCGAGAGGTTCAGGGCTTCTTTCACCATCGTCGACGCCCAGGTGCAATCCGCGGTGCCCCTTACCTACGACGATCTCGGCAACAAAAGACCCTATTTCGAAGGTGGGCGCGATTTTCTCAGGATGGCGACCAATTATTCGATCTGGGGCGGGAGACGGGGCTATGTGGTCGCCGAATACAGGGTCCAGACGGATGAAAACGGCAAAGCGGTCCTTTTGGCTGCCGAATCACCCGTGGGGGCGGCGAACAAGCGGACCACGACCCTTTTCAAAGGTTTCGATCAGATAATATTCGAATATTTCTCCCAGGAGGCCACGGACGAGGCAGGGAAATGGGTGGACCAGTGGGCCGACGATACGAAGACCCCTCTTAAGGTGAGATTGTCGGTCGTAAGCGGCCAAAGGGTTATCTCCCTCATTATGCCCATGAGGTCGGAGGGTCTGCAAAACGAGGCCGGTCTTGGGCCCGCGTCCATGGAGATGAGGCCGGTCCTCCTGGCGGCGTTGGGCGGGATATCCGGCAGGTGGAGGCAGTCATATGGCGCCTGA